From one Stieleria sp. JC731 genomic stretch:
- a CDS encoding AAA family ATPase, which yields MARADLIADLVTYGMSGDRVRFRKTVEALIVEERAKNHGVLADRLGDLLTVAPQETATAATPNGQINGSHSLEARVGNLYIEKVPERTLDELLLPSDVESIIKEVISEHHRVDLLRSYSLEPRNRLLFVGPPGNGKTSLAEAIAESLMVPLLRVRYDGIVGAYLGETAVRLKRLLDAARTRKCVLFFDEVETIAKERGDTRDTGEIKRVVSSLLLQIDDLPSHVIVIGATNHPELLDRAVWRRFQVRAELPMPTRAQLAEWFAKFEKRLKQPLGQAPDTLAKKLYGINFAEAEEFAISVMRRHILSQPDGDIKKIVQDTLKTWKARSVNAGSEDGGNA from the coding sequence ATGGCACGTGCCGACCTCATTGCCGATTTAGTCACCTACGGAATGTCAGGGGATCGTGTGCGCTTTCGTAAAACGGTGGAAGCACTCATTGTTGAGGAACGCGCAAAGAACCACGGGGTGCTAGCGGATCGACTGGGCGACCTATTGACCGTAGCTCCTCAAGAAACTGCCACCGCAGCAACGCCCAATGGACAAATCAATGGTTCGCATTCACTCGAGGCTCGCGTTGGCAATTTGTACATCGAGAAAGTTCCAGAGCGAACGCTTGATGAGCTTCTATTGCCGTCTGATGTTGAATCAATCATCAAGGAAGTGATTTCGGAGCACCACCGCGTTGATCTGCTTCGATCGTACAGCCTGGAGCCACGCAATCGCCTCCTTTTCGTTGGGCCACCTGGAAACGGCAAGACATCCTTGGCCGAAGCGATTGCCGAGTCGCTAATGGTCCCATTGCTGCGCGTACGGTACGACGGCATTGTAGGAGCCTATCTTGGCGAGACCGCCGTTCGACTTAAACGTCTGCTAGACGCGGCAAGAACGCGAAAGTGCGTCCTGTTCTTCGACGAGGTCGAGACGATCGCCAAGGAACGCGGCGACACTCGCGACACTGGAGAAATCAAACGCGTCGTTAGCTCGTTGCTCTTGCAAATTGACGACCTCCCCAGTCACGTCATCGTGATCGGTGCCACAAACCATCCCGAGTTATTAGACAGGGCCGTATGGCGACGGTTTCAGGTTCGTGCCGAACTCCCCATGCCCACTCGCGCTCAACTCGCTGAATGGTTTGCTAAGTTTGAGAAACGACTTAAACAACCACTTGGACAAGCTCCAGACACGCTCGCCAAAAAGCTGTATGGCATCAACTTCGCTGAAGCAGAAGAATTCGCTATCAGCGTCATGAGACGCCATATACTCAGCCAGCCCGATGGCGACATAAAGAAGATCGTCCAAGACACGCTCAAAACCTGGAAGGCGCGATCCGTCAACGCAGGAAGTGAAGACGGAGGCAACGCGTAA
- a CDS encoding AAA family ATPase encodes MAVKLSNLKRLKLKNFTVFDNDSIEFSEKLNVIVGENGSGKTHLLKLIYCVLASISDPGNPTSDPKPTKRYLQRVIAEKLQNVFRPDHLGRLIRRAPGRGRCEVNAIISQKKSVSFFFNSSSKAEVSIDRLPTLWLEGDPIYLPTRELMTLMPSFVSLFETKIIPFDETYRDTCVLLGSPALRGPRAAEVNVILEPLEKIIGGKVETDKSGRFYVRTESGNLEMPLVAEGHRKLATIARLVATGHLVGGSHLIWDEPETNLNPAVVTKIAKAILQLCAGGVQVFIATHSLFLMRELDILLQSDEHQDVAARFIGLHRDNHSIRVEQGNSVDDVGEIVSLQAELQQTDRYLEVEAGDDDV; translated from the coding sequence ATGGCCGTAAAGCTAAGCAACTTAAAGCGATTGAAGCTAAAAAACTTCACCGTATTCGACAATGATTCAATCGAGTTCAGCGAAAAACTGAATGTCATCGTAGGAGAAAATGGTTCGGGTAAAACTCATTTGCTCAAACTTATCTACTGTGTACTTGCTTCGATCTCGGACCCCGGGAATCCTACGAGCGACCCGAAGCCAACAAAGCGATACCTACAGCGAGTCATTGCTGAGAAGCTGCAGAACGTATTTCGACCCGACCATCTAGGCCGGTTGATTCGACGCGCACCAGGGCGAGGGCGCTGTGAAGTAAACGCGATTATTTCGCAAAAGAAGTCAGTCTCGTTTTTCTTCAACAGTAGCAGCAAAGCAGAGGTGTCTATTGACCGACTGCCAACGCTCTGGCTCGAGGGCGATCCGATTTATCTTCCGACCCGAGAGCTCATGACGCTGATGCCATCTTTTGTTTCGCTTTTCGAGACGAAGATCATTCCGTTTGACGAGACATATCGCGACACATGCGTTTTGCTAGGTAGTCCCGCACTGCGAGGACCGCGTGCTGCCGAAGTAAACGTAATCCTCGAGCCTCTCGAGAAGATCATCGGCGGCAAGGTCGAGACAGATAAGTCTGGACGCTTCTATGTGCGAACAGAAAGCGGAAACCTGGAGATGCCGCTCGTTGCAGAGGGGCACCGAAAGCTGGCAACCATCGCTCGTTTAGTCGCGACTGGACATCTGGTTGGCGGTAGTCACCTTATCTGGGACGAACCGGAAACGAATTTGAACCCTGCTGTCGTCACCAAGATCGCGAAGGCGATTCTTCAGTTGTGTGCTGGAGGCGTTCAGGTCTTCATTGCGACGCACAGTCTCTTCCTGATGAGGGAGCTGGACATTCTTCTGCAATCCGATGAGCACCAGGATGTGGCCGCACGATTCATTGGTCTACACCGAGACAACCATTCAATTCGAGTTGAACAAGGCAACTCAGTCGACGATGTCGGTGAAATTGTTTCGCTTCAAGCGGAGTTGCAGCAGACTGATCGATACCTCGAGGTGGAGGCAGGCGATGACGACGTTTGA
- a CDS encoding ATP-binding protein, whose product MAVKPWRENITPHADVLEGTFQQSEFAADITAVHSGKATPEYQDPIKFFDRTYITEGMRLLLTSVANRLNGKGGDPVIQLQTAFGGGKTHTMLAVYHMATRTGSLDELAGIPGLLDQAGLMDVPKSRVAVIDGADLSPGQPWKRGRKEIRTLWGELGYQLGGDDGYKLVKEADENGTSPGKEIIRQLLHDCSPCVVLVDELVAYIRQFPENGAVSGGTYDTNLSFVHSLTEAAKLVPNAIVLASLPDSEIEAGSERGIKALKAMEKTFGRVQALWKPVATEEAFEIVRRRLFDSVKSAEARDLTCRAFADMYVAEGGKMPSETQESHYYDRLTEAYPIHPEIFDRLYEDWTTLEGFQRTRGVLKLMAKVIYRLWKDNNSDGLILPSSLPLYDGDSRNELVYYLSAGWDAVLEKDIDGERAETTAIDTKETRFGEYHAARRVARTLFLGSAPSAGSSQGSSGKPGTRGIDRGRVLLGCVQPGQSSSLYSDALNRLSDRLHYLNTSGDKTQDSTRFWFDTRANLRREMEDRKGRFDLSTDIFKKLGEVTKKLASGVTYFEGVHPFIPHEDVPDDASLRLVILPPKHAFQKEDTRDSFKEVENYLTNHGSSPRHRSNRLIFIAPDWGTLSRVNDCIRTALAWGSIVDDVKEQRLNIDRLQENQAKKELQTAEEVLPRVVRECFKWLLCPVKHKPTDSKTTIEAFQLNTSGGAFASEVQRVCVENELVISAWSPIHLRSKLQELYWKSDRPAVEAKTFWEDSLRYLYLPRLKDRRVLEQAIIKGAGSRDFYGTAFGHTGNKYEGFRFGDDNVQFDATLLLVDPEAAATYEASIRMPPPETLDASGTETSGNTAVKENGLLGGDKPKATAGGTAIETTRKAKTYYGSIDITPSGAKMQMVNVADEIISLLASDPNAVLKVSVEITAEFPEGASDQIKRATSENANNLGFTTSEWE is encoded by the coding sequence ATGGCTGTCAAACCTTGGCGAGAAAACATCACCCCACACGCGGACGTTCTGGAAGGAACGTTTCAGCAGTCAGAGTTTGCTGCTGACATTACCGCGGTCCACTCCGGGAAAGCGACACCAGAATACCAGGATCCTATCAAGTTTTTTGACCGCACCTACATCACTGAGGGGATGCGGTTGTTATTGACGTCGGTTGCGAACCGGCTCAATGGCAAAGGCGGCGATCCGGTCATTCAATTGCAGACGGCTTTCGGTGGCGGTAAGACGCACACCATGCTGGCCGTCTACCACATGGCAACTCGCACCGGATCATTGGATGAATTGGCTGGGATTCCAGGCTTGCTCGACCAGGCCGGATTGATGGATGTCCCCAAGTCTCGCGTTGCCGTTATTGACGGAGCTGATTTGTCTCCCGGGCAACCATGGAAACGCGGCCGCAAGGAGATCCGGACGCTTTGGGGCGAGCTCGGTTATCAACTTGGCGGTGACGATGGTTACAAGCTGGTGAAGGAGGCAGATGAGAACGGAACGTCGCCGGGAAAAGAGATCATTCGTCAGCTGCTTCATGACTGTTCACCCTGCGTGGTGCTGGTAGACGAGCTTGTCGCATACATTCGTCAATTTCCAGAGAATGGTGCCGTAAGCGGAGGAACCTACGATACGAATTTGTCTTTCGTGCATTCCTTGACCGAGGCGGCCAAGCTTGTTCCCAATGCCATCGTGCTGGCCTCACTCCCAGATTCGGAAATTGAAGCGGGAAGCGAGCGTGGAATCAAAGCACTTAAGGCAATGGAAAAGACTTTCGGACGCGTACAAGCATTGTGGAAACCGGTCGCAACGGAAGAAGCGTTCGAGATTGTACGTCGTCGCTTGTTCGATAGCGTCAAAAGCGCTGAAGCACGCGATCTGACTTGCCGGGCGTTCGCCGACATGTATGTCGCTGAAGGCGGCAAGATGCCGTCCGAAACGCAAGAGTCACATTACTATGACCGACTGACCGAAGCCTACCCGATTCACCCCGAAATCTTTGACCGATTGTACGAGGACTGGACAACCCTGGAAGGTTTCCAACGAACTCGCGGTGTCCTAAAGTTGATGGCCAAGGTGATCTACCGGTTGTGGAAAGACAACAACAGTGACGGTTTGATCCTGCCCAGCAGCCTGCCACTATACGATGGTGACTCGCGTAATGAGTTGGTCTACTACTTGTCCGCCGGTTGGGATGCGGTACTTGAGAAAGACATTGACGGGGAACGAGCCGAAACAACAGCAATTGACACTAAAGAAACTCGATTTGGAGAGTACCACGCCGCTCGTCGCGTCGCTCGCACACTATTCCTCGGCAGCGCTCCTTCGGCCGGCTCGTCACAGGGGTCATCAGGAAAGCCTGGCACTCGTGGTATCGACCGTGGTCGCGTGCTATTGGGGTGCGTACAGCCAGGCCAGTCATCGTCGCTGTATTCGGATGCACTGAATCGATTGTCGGATCGTTTGCATTATCTCAACACGTCCGGTGACAAGACCCAGGACTCAACTCGCTTCTGGTTTGACACGCGTGCCAACCTTCGCCGGGAAATGGAGGATCGCAAAGGACGCTTTGACCTCAGTACAGACATCTTCAAGAAGTTGGGTGAAGTCACCAAGAAGCTGGCTTCTGGAGTCACCTACTTTGAAGGCGTCCATCCATTCATTCCCCACGAAGACGTTCCCGATGACGCATCATTACGACTGGTGATTCTTCCACCGAAGCACGCATTCCAGAAGGAAGACACCAGGGACTCGTTCAAGGAGGTCGAGAACTATCTCACCAACCACGGCTCGTCACCTCGCCATCGTAGCAACCGTTTGATATTCATTGCGCCGGATTGGGGAACGCTTTCACGCGTCAACGATTGCATTCGCACTGCGCTCGCCTGGGGCTCAATAGTGGACGATGTCAAAGAGCAACGGCTGAACATCGACCGCCTGCAGGAAAACCAAGCGAAGAAAGAATTGCAAACCGCTGAAGAAGTGCTTCCGCGCGTTGTTCGCGAGTGCTTTAAATGGTTGCTCTGCCCCGTGAAGCATAAGCCGACGGACTCCAAGACGACCATTGAGGCGTTTCAGCTAAATACCAGTGGCGGCGCGTTTGCGTCTGAGGTGCAGCGGGTTTGCGTGGAGAACGAATTGGTCATCTCGGCGTGGTCTCCGATTCATTTGCGATCAAAGCTGCAGGAACTCTATTGGAAAAGTGATCGGCCTGCGGTCGAGGCAAAAACGTTTTGGGAAGACTCGCTGCGCTACCTTTACCTTCCAAGATTGAAGGACCGTAGGGTACTAGAACAAGCGATCATCAAGGGCGCGGGAAGCAGGGACTTCTACGGAACTGCATTTGGTCATACCGGGAACAAATATGAGGGATTCAGATTTGGCGACGATAACGTGCAGTTTGATGCGACGTTATTGCTAGTCGACCCCGAAGCTGCGGCAACGTACGAAGCCAGTATCAGAATGCCACCACCTGAAACGCTAGACGCATCGGGCACGGAAACAAGTGGCAACACAGCCGTTAAAGAAAACGGTCTATTAGGGGGCGATAAACCGAAGGCAACGGCAGGCGGCACGGCGATCGAGACGACAAGGAAAGCAAAGACGTACTACGGCTCAATCGATATCACGCCTTCGGGCGCGAAGATGCAAATGGTCAATGTCGCCGATGAAATCATCAGCCTTTTGGCGAGCGACCCCAATGCTGTCCTTAAAGTGTCCGTCGAAATCACTGCCGAGTTCCCTGAAGGCGCGTCCGATCAAATCAAACGGGCCACATCAGAAAACGCCAACAACTTAGGGTTCACGACCAGTGAGTGGGAGTAA
- a CDS encoding DUF1156 domain-containing protein codes for MTHEIKSPKKLIEVALPLDAINAASAREKSIRHGHPSTLHLWWARRPLAAARAVIFSQLVHDPEDLWYYQNPGKEPNKQVRGHWTKSRARLFKIIEDLVLWENTTNEEVLNVARAEIRKSWAQTCELNNDHPQADELFDPDNMPGLHDPFAGGGTIPLEAQRLGLEAYASDLNPVPVLINKSLIEVPQKFEGLRPVNPESHRNRDLIDKVWSGANGLADDVRYYGEKLRELAEERIGHLYPKVKITKELAVERKSLEPYVGKEVTVIAWLWTRTVKSPNPAFSDVEVPLVTSFSLSKKPGKSAYVNPVISKEGYGFEIQDGETPEELKLGTKTSRGANFRCLMSNTTIEPAYIKKQAVAGKMGVKLMAIVAEGIRERIFLPPLEDHEVIARSVVRRDERSIHVPLANDPRNLWCLQYGLDHFDKLFTNRQFETLLTFSDLVGDIKDDVISDASKSMSITDSTKLSGGGNGPVAYGEAVSIYLAFAVDKVAEGSSVICSWSPLPTKLHVVSTFGRQALPMTWDYAESNVFADSSGNLSRMCKLIANALATQSPRHSSPSSSKQADAQSVELGGRFVSTDPPYYDNIGYADLSDYFYVWLRRSLRSVFPDLFATISVPKSEELIATPYRHESKDAAEHFFLDGMTEAMGNIARKTHPSYPVTIYYAFKQSDTGTSGTASTGWDTFLEAVNRAGLSVTGTWPMRTERAGGFRNKSQNSLASSIILVCRPKGTQADSVSRRDFIRELNATLPKALDAMTRESEDLPSPVAPVDLSQAVIGPGMAVYSKYSAVLEADGSPMTVRTALQLINRFLAEDDFDADTQFCLHWFDQCGWDAGVFGEADVLARAKATSVSGLVDAGVLRSGGGTVQLLRWNDFPADWDPQKDMRIPIWEVLHQLIRALRQGGESAAGKLLGCGNVQSRAEAARQLAYRLYTLCERKNWPEDARAYNELITSWTNIESATPQVIQTELF; via the coding sequence ATGACTCACGAGATCAAATCTCCGAAGAAGCTGATAGAGGTGGCGTTGCCGCTGGATGCGATCAATGCGGCGTCTGCACGGGAAAAGTCGATTCGGCACGGACACCCTTCAACGTTGCATCTGTGGTGGGCTCGGCGTCCGCTGGCCGCTGCACGTGCCGTGATTTTTTCGCAATTGGTTCACGACCCCGAAGACCTTTGGTACTACCAGAACCCCGGGAAAGAGCCAAACAAGCAGGTTCGTGGTCACTGGACGAAGTCACGTGCGCGTTTGTTCAAGATCATCGAAGACTTGGTTTTATGGGAGAATACGACTAACGAAGAAGTTCTCAATGTCGCCCGTGCCGAGATTCGTAAAAGTTGGGCACAGACGTGTGAGCTGAATAATGATCATCCGCAGGCGGATGAGTTGTTCGATCCGGACAATATGCCGGGACTGCACGATCCGTTTGCTGGCGGCGGTACGATCCCGCTGGAAGCCCAGCGTTTGGGATTGGAAGCGTACGCAAGCGACCTCAACCCGGTCCCAGTTCTCATCAATAAATCTTTGATTGAGGTCCCGCAGAAGTTTGAAGGGCTGCGTCCAGTTAATCCTGAATCCCATAGGAACAGGGATCTAATTGACAAAGTGTGGAGCGGCGCAAATGGCTTAGCTGATGACGTACGATATTATGGAGAAAAGCTTCGTGAGCTAGCGGAAGAACGAATAGGGCATTTGTATCCGAAGGTCAAAATCACAAAAGAGCTCGCCGTAGAACGCAAGAGTCTTGAACCATATGTTGGTAAGGAAGTTACAGTCATCGCTTGGCTTTGGACCAGAACTGTGAAGAGTCCAAATCCAGCATTTTCGGATGTCGAAGTCCCACTGGTCACATCTTTCTCGTTGAGTAAGAAGCCCGGAAAAAGTGCATATGTGAATCCTGTAATTTCAAAAGAGGGCTACGGATTCGAGATACAAGACGGTGAAACACCTGAAGAACTGAAGCTGGGGACGAAGACGTCGCGAGGGGCAAATTTTCGCTGCCTGATGTCGAATACGACAATTGAGCCTGCTTACATCAAAAAACAGGCGGTAGCGGGGAAGATGGGTGTGAAGTTGATGGCCATTGTTGCGGAAGGTATTCGTGAACGGATTTTCCTTCCCCCGTTGGAGGACCACGAAGTTATCGCCCGCAGCGTTGTACGCAGGGATGAGCGATCAATACACGTACCCTTAGCTAATGACCCGCGAAATCTTTGGTGTTTGCAATATGGCCTCGACCATTTCGACAAGCTTTTTACGAATCGGCAGTTCGAAACGCTGCTTACCTTTAGTGACCTCGTTGGCGACATCAAAGACGATGTCATAAGCGACGCCTCTAAGTCGATGTCGATAACGGACTCTACAAAGCTATCTGGCGGTGGAAATGGGCCCGTCGCCTACGGGGAGGCTGTGAGTATTTACCTGGCTTTTGCGGTCGACAAGGTCGCCGAAGGAAGCTCGGTGATTTGTTCATGGAGTCCGTTACCAACAAAACTTCACGTGGTCAGTACGTTTGGACGCCAAGCACTCCCCATGACGTGGGACTACGCAGAATCCAACGTTTTTGCTGATTCATCTGGAAATCTCAGTCGGATGTGCAAACTGATTGCGAACGCACTTGCGACCCAGTCACCTCGTCATTCATCGCCGTCTTCTTCGAAACAGGCCGATGCGCAGTCAGTTGAATTAGGCGGCAGATTCGTTTCGACAGACCCTCCATATTACGACAATATTGGATATGCCGACTTGTCGGACTACTTTTACGTCTGGCTACGGCGTTCACTGCGTAGCGTTTTCCCAGATTTGTTCGCGACGATTTCTGTCCCGAAGTCGGAAGAATTGATTGCGACCCCATATCGTCACGAATCAAAAGATGCAGCTGAGCACTTTTTCTTAGATGGAATGACCGAAGCAATGGGGAACATTGCTCGTAAAACCCATCCATCGTACCCTGTCACGATCTACTACGCTTTCAAGCAATCAGATACCGGCACTTCAGGAACGGCGAGTACCGGCTGGGATACGTTCCTTGAGGCGGTAAATCGAGCGGGCCTCAGCGTGACTGGCACATGGCCGATGAGAACGGAGCGAGCGGGTGGATTTCGTAACAAAAGTCAAAATTCGTTGGCTTCGTCGATCATTCTGGTTTGCCGACCGAAGGGTACGCAGGCAGACAGTGTTTCACGCAGAGACTTTATCCGCGAGCTAAACGCCACGCTACCAAAGGCGCTCGACGCCATGACTCGGGAGAGTGAAGATCTCCCTTCCCCTGTCGCTCCGGTCGACCTTTCCCAAGCTGTGATTGGCCCCGGAATGGCTGTCTATTCCAAGTATTCGGCGGTACTCGAAGCGGACGGATCGCCGATGACCGTTCGCACCGCGTTGCAACTTATAAACCGTTTCTTGGCTGAAGACGATTTCGATGCAGACACGCAGTTTTGTTTGCACTGGTTCGATCAATGCGGATGGGACGCAGGAGTCTTCGGTGAAGCTGATGTACTTGCCCGCGCTAAAGCGACTAGCGTCTCCGGCTTGGTCGACGCCGGCGTGCTTCGTAGCGGCGGTGGCACGGTGCAACTGCTCCGCTGGAATGACTTCCCTGCCGACTGGGATCCGCAGAAAGACATGCGAATTCCGATTTGGGAAGTCCTGCACCAATTGATTCGCGCCTTGCGACAGGGCGGCGAATCGGCCGCCGGCAAGTTACTCGGCTGCGGCAACGTCCAATCCCGGGCCGAAGCCGCCCGTCAACTTGCATACCGGCTCTATACTCTTTGCGAACGCAAGAACTGGCCCGAAGACGCTCGTGCTTACAACGAGTTGATCACAAGTTGGACCAATATTGAGTCGGCTACTCCGCAAGTTATACAAACCGAATTGTTCTGA
- a CDS encoding S8 family peptidase — MVERPLLIFPSPQQANRSALGGGGGDNFTRPSHSRQGERVTLQLTRLKDAFERRAAEVLASPDGIDPSQVIVIETVGSVSGFATAVRRIEGLEWLGEFEIDEIAPDDDFYRTDSDENPNDKTMRGRLYLVFTDQAAMQQLLAQWERYKNDRNVVWERGLTSLRDVFDKLYDIRRWDVQDRLEESGALEIWREELEHAPDEVIRTEIELWYRGSQEVRNQSQREITQLVNRVGGSVLQSCELAAIAYHAMLVELPRRAIVGILENPSTELVKCDSIMYFRPTGQIAVGERLDGQERHEAPDRGSFPYPTGDPCIAILDGLPVENHLLLRDRLSIEDPDDLSPTYQVRDRVHGTGMCSLVVWGDLTDSEPPLTRPVYVRPITVPVESLNPPYPERMPSDQLSIDVIHRAVRRMYEGEEGSPPSAPTVKIINLSIGDQSRPFLQMVSPFARLIDWLSHKYGVLFVISAGNQLGDIPVSKSKAELDALSQDEREKLIIKALYRESRHRRMLSPAESINGLTVNATNHDSSGELDPGRLFECYRTPLPSPIASFGSGYRRSIKPEVVYPGGRVLYDFALDGNRVVCRPHRRRPGHQVAAPGTVPGDGAKTSYSRGTSNAAALVTRSLGFAYETLTELLDEQASDVPVDSYLAPLLKSLVVHSSDWDVAGDRLRNILSANHDSGSIKHAVSRWLGYGEPDINRMLECTKQRATVLGFGSLSEEQGHEFAMPLPTGLGSRKTVRRLTVTLAWFSPIVSTNQKYRAAQLWFDMPGNRLANDRQDADWQAVRRGTVQHEVFEGDQAIAITSGDSIGVKVSCKSDAAKVQTPIHYGLAVSLEVAEGIDISIYDEVRAAIAIRPEIDVRTRNPIE; from the coding sequence ATGGTGGAGCGACCTCTTTTAATCTTCCCAAGTCCACAGCAAGCGAATCGCAGCGCATTGGGTGGCGGTGGCGGTGACAACTTCACTCGCCCGTCACATTCACGTCAAGGTGAGCGAGTGACGCTGCAATTGACTCGGCTTAAAGACGCGTTCGAGCGCCGGGCAGCAGAGGTGCTTGCATCGCCCGACGGAATTGATCCGAGTCAAGTGATCGTCATTGAGACCGTCGGCAGCGTGAGTGGATTTGCCACCGCCGTTAGACGTATCGAAGGCTTGGAGTGGTTGGGCGAGTTTGAAATCGACGAGATCGCGCCCGATGATGACTTTTACCGCACCGATTCGGACGAGAACCCCAACGATAAGACGATGCGTGGGCGGTTATATCTCGTATTCACTGATCAAGCGGCGATGCAGCAGCTCTTGGCTCAATGGGAGCGATACAAGAATGATCGCAATGTCGTGTGGGAACGCGGGCTGACCTCGCTTCGAGATGTCTTTGACAAACTCTACGACATTCGTCGATGGGATGTCCAAGATCGTCTAGAAGAGAGTGGTGCACTCGAAATCTGGCGTGAAGAATTAGAGCATGCACCTGACGAAGTCATTCGGACGGAAATCGAGCTCTGGTATCGAGGTTCGCAGGAAGTTCGCAACCAATCGCAACGAGAGATAACGCAACTTGTTAACCGTGTCGGAGGCAGTGTACTTCAATCGTGCGAGCTTGCCGCAATTGCATATCACGCCATGCTCGTTGAATTGCCAAGGCGGGCGATCGTAGGAATCTTAGAAAACCCAAGCACCGAGTTGGTCAAGTGCGACAGCATCATGTACTTCCGGCCGACCGGACAGATTGCGGTAGGCGAACGTCTCGACGGTCAGGAGCGACACGAAGCACCAGATCGTGGCAGTTTCCCCTATCCCACTGGTGATCCCTGCATCGCAATTCTGGACGGGCTACCAGTTGAGAATCACCTGCTGCTGCGAGATAGGCTGTCCATTGAAGATCCCGATGATCTTTCTCCAACCTACCAAGTGCGAGACCGAGTTCATGGCACTGGCATGTGCTCGCTAGTCGTTTGGGGAGATCTTACGGATAGTGAGCCGCCGTTAACACGGCCTGTCTATGTCCGCCCGATCACTGTCCCAGTGGAATCACTTAATCCGCCGTACCCAGAGCGAATGCCGTCTGACCAGCTCTCGATTGATGTGATTCATCGTGCAGTTCGACGAATGTATGAAGGCGAAGAAGGCTCGCCACCATCCGCGCCGACAGTCAAGATTATCAACCTCTCCATCGGCGATCAAAGCCGTCCTTTTCTTCAAATGGTTAGCCCATTCGCTCGTCTGATTGACTGGTTGAGCCATAAGTATGGAGTTTTGTTTGTCATTAGCGCTGGCAATCAGCTGGGCGACATTCCAGTTTCCAAGTCCAAGGCAGAGCTCGATGCGCTGAGTCAAGACGAACGTGAAAAACTGATCATCAAGGCTCTTTATCGTGAATCACGACATCGTCGGATGTTGTCGCCTGCTGAATCCATCAATGGGTTAACAGTTAACGCCACAAACCACGATTCGAGCGGCGAGCTGGATCCCGGGCGTTTATTTGAGTGTTATCGCACTCCCCTACCAAGTCCCATTGCATCGTTTGGAAGTGGCTATCGTCGGTCAATCAAGCCCGAAGTTGTGTATCCAGGTGGGCGCGTACTCTACGATTTCGCACTTGACGGAAATCGGGTTGTTTGCCGGCCGCACCGGCGACGACCGGGGCACCAAGTTGCCGCTCCCGGAACCGTTCCCGGCGATGGAGCGAAAACCTCGTATTCGCGTGGAACCAGCAACGCTGCTGCGCTTGTTACCAGAAGCCTCGGCTTTGCGTATGAAACGCTCACCGAATTGCTTGACGAACAAGCAAGCGACGTCCCTGTAGATTCGTACTTGGCTCCCCTATTAAAGTCCTTGGTCGTCCACTCATCGGACTGGGACGTCGCCGGGGATCGTTTACGGAACATTCTTTCGGCCAACCATGATTCTGGTTCAATAAAACATGCAGTCAGTCGTTGGTTGGGCTATGGCGAACCTGACATCAACAGAATGCTTGAGTGCACAAAGCAGCGTGCAACAGTTTTGGGATTCGGGTCGCTCAGCGAAGAGCAAGGCCACGAATTTGCAATGCCGCTACCTACCGGTCTCGGATCGCGAAAGACTGTGCGACGATTGACAGTGACGCTAGCCTGGTTTTCACCAATCGTATCGACGAACCAGAAATATCGTGCCGCGCAGTTGTGGTTCGACATGCCTGGCAATCGACTCGCCAATGACCGTCAAGATGCAGATTGGCAAGCGGTCCGACGCGGAACCGTTCAGCACGAAGTTTTTGAAGGCGATCAAGCTATCGCAATTACGAGTGGCGATTCGATCGGGGTGAAAGTCAGCTGCAAGTCTGACGCAGCGAAGGTTCAAACCCCGATCCATTACGGGCTTGCCGTGTCCTTAGAAGTTGCGGAAGGCATTGACATTTCAATTTACGACGAAGTGCGAGCCGCAATTGCGATCCGGCCAGAAATTGACGTTCGCACTCGCAATCCCATCGAATAA